The Blastomonas fulva genome contains a region encoding:
- a CDS encoding GtrA family protein, whose amino-acid sequence MRSRARRDSDMAWLRELLSFGAVGIAATLTHVLIAWAMIRAGTDPYLANLLGATGAFGVSFLGNARLTFRTNRGWASSARRYGLVSLFSLVVSSLILLCVERLGLALWVYLLLVALVVPPATFLLAKLWAFAAVPDAR is encoded by the coding sequence ATGCGGTCGCGCGCCCGGCGCGACAGTGACATGGCCTGGCTGCGCGAGCTGCTATCGTTCGGCGCGGTGGGGATCGCAGCGACGCTCACCCATGTGCTGATCGCCTGGGCCATGATCCGGGCGGGGACCGACCCCTATCTCGCCAATCTGCTCGGGGCCACAGGCGCTTTCGGCGTCTCGTTCCTCGGCAATGCCCGGCTGACTTTCCGCACCAACCGCGGCTGGGCGAGCAGCGCGCGCCGCTATGGCCTGGTCAGCCTGTTCAGCCTGGTGGTGAGCAGCCTCATCCTCCTTTGCGTCGAGCGACTGGGCCTGGCGCTGTGGGTCTATCTGCTGCTGGTGGCGCTGGTCGTTCCGCCTGCGACTTTCCTGCTCGCCAAGCTGTGGGCATTCGCGGCGGTGCCGGATGCGCGCTGA
- a CDS encoding tetratricopeptide repeat-containing sulfotransferase family protein, protein MIVTRSRRIDAARQALAKGDLQATHALASALLADSPADAEAHFLLGVVESSQGRIQAGVLHLDRAVALDPRGEYCAQLAKLFCLVRRDGDAAATLRAAEKAPPEDALSRDTMGCVYARLGDHAAALVHFAHAVALEPGNSEYRYNHAVTLNFLGRVDAADAALEALIAMVPGHARAHHLLSSLRKQSAGANHVARLGRIHAQARDGRDRLLLGYALAKELEDIGEPDQALDMLCAANGEHRRTLDYSFARDAAAFDAIEAHWPAVRAAPAAALSREAPIFIIGMPRTGTTLVDRIVSSHPGVESAGELQAMPLAVKMAAATRSRTVLDAETIAAASRADMGRIGHDYLKRARHHRRDPSLRFTDKFPGNFQYAGFIARALPEARIICLRRNPMDTVLANFRNLFAISSRYYDYSYDLLDIAAYYVRFDRLMALWAREMPGRVLEVAYEDLIADQQGQTRRLIEHAGLDWSERCLSFHENAAPVSTPSAAQVRRPIYSDSVARWKRHAEVLEPVRAFFEQHGIATE, encoded by the coding sequence ATGATCGTCACGCGCTCCCGGCGGATCGATGCGGCGCGCCAGGCGCTGGCGAAGGGAGACCTGCAGGCAACCCACGCGCTGGCGAGCGCGCTGCTGGCGGACAGCCCCGCCGATGCCGAGGCGCATTTCCTGCTGGGTGTGGTCGAATCGAGCCAGGGCCGGATCCAGGCGGGGGTGCTGCATCTCGACCGCGCGGTGGCGCTCGACCCACGCGGCGAATATTGCGCACAGCTCGCCAAATTGTTCTGCCTGGTGCGGCGTGACGGCGATGCGGCGGCCACCCTGCGTGCGGCTGAAAAGGCGCCGCCCGAAGACGCGCTCAGCCGCGATACCATGGGCTGCGTCTATGCAAGGCTGGGGGATCATGCCGCAGCGCTGGTGCACTTTGCCCATGCCGTCGCGCTGGAGCCGGGCAACAGCGAATATCGCTACAACCATGCAGTCACGCTCAACTTTCTGGGCCGGGTGGATGCTGCCGACGCGGCGCTGGAAGCGCTGATCGCGATGGTGCCGGGCCATGCGCGCGCGCACCACCTGCTCTCCAGCCTGCGCAAGCAAAGCGCCGGGGCCAATCATGTCGCGCGGCTGGGCCGAATCCATGCCCAGGCGCGAGACGGCCGCGACCGGCTGCTGCTGGGCTATGCGCTGGCCAAGGAGCTCGAGGATATTGGCGAGCCTGACCAGGCGCTCGACATGCTGTGCGCGGCCAATGGCGAGCACCGCCGCACGCTCGATTACAGTTTCGCGCGCGACGCCGCCGCGTTCGATGCGATCGAGGCGCACTGGCCGGCGGTGCGCGCCGCGCCTGCCGCCGCGCTCTCGCGCGAGGCACCGATCTTCATCATCGGCATGCCGCGCACCGGCACCACGCTGGTCGACCGCATCGTCTCCTCGCACCCCGGCGTGGAAAGCGCAGGCGAACTCCAGGCGATGCCGCTGGCGGTGAAGATGGCAGCGGCGACGCGCAGCCGGACCGTTCTGGACGCCGAGACCATCGCGGCCGCTTCGCGGGCCGACATGGGTCGGATCGGGCACGATTATCTCAAGCGCGCGCGGCATCACCGCCGCGACCCGTCGCTGCGTTTCACCGACAAGTTTCCGGGCAATTTCCAGTATGCCGGCTTCATCGCGCGCGCGCTTCCCGAGGCCCGGATCATCTGCCTGCGCCGCAACCCGATGGACACGGTGCTTGCCAACTTCCGCAACCTGTTCGCGATCAGCTCGCGTTACTACGACTACAGCTACGACCTGCTCGATATCGCGGCCTATTATGTCCGCTTCGACCGGCTGATGGCGCTGTGGGCGCGCGAGATGCCCGGGCGGGTGCTCGAAGTCGCGTATGAGGACCTCATCGCCGATCAGCAGGGACAGACCCGCCGCCTGATCGAGCATGCCGGGCTCGACTGGTCCGAGCGCTGCCTCAGCTTTCACGAGAACGCAGCGCCCGTCTCGACCCCCAGCGCCGCGCAGGTCCGCCGCCCGATCTACTCCGACTCGGTCGCCCGCTGGAAGCGGCATGCCGAGGTGCTGGAGCCCGTCCGCGCCTTTTTCGAACAGCACGGCATCGCCACCGAATGA
- the atzF gene encoding allophanate hydrolase has protein sequence MSAPGRQSASTIAQAVASGATSAVAVAEETLARLDAYDSIQPQIWISRASPEALIEAARGIDARIAAGETLPLAGVPFAVKDNIDVAGFETTAACPAFAYQPDASATVVERLLAAGALCVGKTNLDQFATGLNGTRSPYGSPRNAYNLAYVSGGSSSGSSSAVAAGLVAFALGTDTAGSGRVPAAFQHLIGFKPSKGRWSNRGVVPACRTLDCVTVFTDDTADARLIDSVVAGYDAADAWSKPLADRPITRKTIGVPRRDQRVFFGDPESEYLYDRALARLSELGDIVEIDYAPLQEAAQLLYSGPWVAERTAAMESILASNPQAIDPTVREIVSVGLEAKAVDLFNGIYRLAELKRHADTLWESIDLMAFPTTGTTYRVAELAAAPIALNSALGFYTNFVNLLDMAALAIPAGTRANSTGFGITLIGPADTDRALLDVADAYLSIADLPPPPPLDLEGKMQTVKLAVVGAHLKDMPLHWQLTSRDATFVGAFQTAPEYRLYAIANSTPPKPALVHSPDGAGIAVEVYELGVAEFGSFVVEVPPPLAIGTVTLADGTSVKGFVAEPRAMTGAQDITHLGGWRAYIAQMT, from the coding sequence ATGAGCGCGCCGGGTCGCCAAAGCGCGAGCACGATCGCGCAGGCGGTCGCCAGCGGTGCGACAAGCGCGGTCGCCGTCGCCGAGGAAACGCTGGCGCGGCTCGATGCCTATGACAGCATCCAGCCGCAGATCTGGATCAGCCGCGCATCGCCCGAGGCGCTGATTGAGGCGGCGCGCGGAATCGATGCGCGGATCGCGGCGGGCGAAACATTGCCGCTCGCGGGCGTGCCGTTCGCGGTGAAGGACAATATCGACGTCGCCGGGTTCGAGACGACCGCAGCGTGCCCGGCCTTCGCGTACCAGCCGGACGCCTCTGCCACGGTGGTCGAGCGGCTGCTGGCGGCGGGCGCCTTGTGCGTCGGCAAGACCAATCTCGACCAGTTCGCCACCGGTCTCAACGGCACGCGCAGCCCTTATGGTAGCCCACGCAACGCCTACAACCTCGCCTATGTCAGCGGCGGATCGAGCTCGGGATCGTCGAGCGCGGTCGCCGCCGGGCTGGTCGCCTTTGCGCTCGGCACCGATACCGCAGGCTCGGGCCGCGTCCCCGCAGCGTTCCAGCATCTGATCGGGTTCAAGCCCAGCAAGGGCCGCTGGAGCAACCGGGGCGTCGTGCCTGCCTGCCGCACGCTCGATTGCGTTACCGTGTTCACCGACGACACCGCCGACGCTCGGCTGATCGACAGCGTGGTGGCGGGGTACGATGCCGCCGATGCCTGGTCCAAGCCGCTCGCCGATCGCCCGATTACGCGCAAGACCATCGGCGTGCCGCGCCGCGACCAGCGCGTGTTCTTCGGCGATCCGGAATCCGAATATCTCTACGATCGCGCGCTGGCCAGGCTTTCCGAGCTCGGCGACATCGTCGAGATCGACTACGCCCCGCTGCAGGAGGCCGCGCAATTGCTCTACAGCGGGCCCTGGGTCGCCGAGCGCACTGCCGCGATGGAGAGCATCCTCGCCAGCAACCCGCAAGCGATCGATCCCACCGTGCGGGAGATCGTCTCGGTCGGGCTGGAGGCCAAAGCAGTCGATCTGTTCAACGGCATCTACCGCCTCGCCGAATTGAAGCGCCACGCCGACACGCTGTGGGAGAGCATCGACCTGATGGCCTTCCCCACCACCGGCACGACCTATCGCGTCGCCGAACTCGCCGCCGCGCCGATCGCGCTCAACAGCGCGCTGGGGTTCTACACCAATTTCGTCAACCTGCTCGATATGGCAGCATTAGCCATTCCGGCGGGCACCCGCGCCAACTCCACCGGCTTCGGCATTACCTTGATCGGCCCGGCGGACACCGACCGCGCGCTGCTCGATGTCGCCGACGCCTATCTTTCCATCGCCGATCTTCCCCCACCACCCCCGCTCGATCTGGAGGGCAAAATGCAGACCGTGAAACTCGCCGTCGTCGGCGCGCACTTGAAAGACATGCCGCTGCACTGGCAGCTGACTTCGCGCGACGCGACCTTCGTCGGCGCGTTTCAGACCGCGCCCGAATACCGGCTCTATGCCATCGCCAACAGCACGCCGCCCAAGCCCGCTTTGGTGCACAGCCCCGATGGCGCGGGAATCGCGGTCGAAGTCTACGAGCTGGGCGTCGCCGAATTCGGCAGCTTCGTGGTCGAGGTGCCCCCGCCGCTCGCGATCGGGACGGTGACATTGGCCGACGGCACTTCAGTCAAGGGCTTCGTCGCCGAACCGCGCGCGATGACCGGGGCGCAGGACATCACCCATCTGGGCGGATGGCGGGCGTATATCGCGCAAATGACCTGA
- a CDS encoding UrcA family protein, with amino-acid sequence MKTGLVALATFAFALSAGAAVASENTASENPFAKDKAILNLQGLDLSTADGQQRLAIRVDQAARAVCGERLANVHLAAEAKTRECRVSVAADVRAQIEARLARASTSATQVAALR; translated from the coding sequence ATGAAAACCGGCCTTGTGGCACTCGCCACCTTTGCCTTTGCGCTTTCGGCTGGCGCCGCTGTCGCATCCGAAAACACCGCATCCGAGAACCCTTTCGCCAAGGACAAGGCGATCCTCAACCTGCAGGGGCTTGATCTGTCGACCGCCGATGGCCAGCAGCGTCTCGCGATCCGTGTCGATCAGGCCGCGCGCGCGGTGTGCGGCGAGCGTCTCGCCAATGTCCATCTCGCAGCAGAGGCCAAGACTCGCGAATGCCGCGTGTCGGTGGCCGCCGATGTCCGCGCGCAGATCGAAGCCCGGCTTGCCCGCGCGAGCACCTCGGCCACCCAGGTCGCAGCGTTGCGCTGA
- a CDS encoding sterol desaturase family protein, with the protein MSSIVTPSETLKDRVFNLVPPFMIALVLLFWAYAPKAVTGNPWTLIVTSSAITVIVLLLEFVHERHSGWRMNAQEFFTDLFYVVLSATVIAWLSKTLAEDPLLAAKTALGISTTWMAQVPWLVQVMMVIVILEFGQYWMHRLMHNSTPFWLTHAPHHHITQLNAAKGAVGNPIELFLISLSVLALFDFEMTALFAGLNTLNVIATFAHANVKSNPPIWYSYVFTTIRHHSLHHSTDYENTRCNYGNSLILLDRIFGTYREGEGVLVGQDDRRRLSIWEQTIFPFQPLIDRIKARRGTPTGAARTPSGQDDAGTGGAAAA; encoded by the coding sequence ATGTCATCGATCGTCACCCCCTCTGAAACCCTGAAGGACCGGGTTTTCAACCTTGTCCCGCCTTTCATGATCGCGCTGGTGCTGCTGTTCTGGGCCTATGCGCCCAAGGCGGTGACCGGCAATCCGTGGACGCTGATCGTCACCTCTTCGGCGATCACGGTGATCGTTCTGCTGCTTGAGTTCGTGCACGAGCGGCACAGCGGCTGGCGGATGAATGCCCAGGAATTCTTCACCGATCTGTTCTACGTGGTGCTGAGCGCGACGGTGATCGCCTGGCTGAGCAAGACACTGGCCGAGGACCCGCTGCTCGCGGCCAAGACCGCTTTGGGGATCTCCACCACCTGGATGGCGCAGGTGCCCTGGCTGGTGCAGGTGATGATGGTCATCGTCATCCTGGAGTTCGGCCAGTACTGGATGCACCGGTTGATGCACAATTCGACGCCGTTCTGGCTGACCCACGCCCCGCACCACCACATCACCCAGCTCAATGCCGCAAAGGGTGCGGTGGGCAACCCGATCGAGCTGTTCCTGATCAGCCTGAGCGTGCTGGCGCTGTTCGACTTCGAAATGACCGCGCTGTTTGCGGGGCTCAACACGCTCAACGTCATCGCGACCTTCGCGCACGCCAATGTGAAGTCCAACCCGCCGATCTGGTATTCTTACGTCTTCACCACCATCCGCCATCACAGCCTGCATCATTCGACCGATTACGAAAACACCCGCTGCAACTACGGCAATTCGCTGATCCTGCTCGATCGCATCTTCGGCACCTATCGTGAGGGCGAAGGGGTTCTGGTGGGGCAGGATGATCGCAGGCGGCTTTCGATCTGGGAGCAGACGATCTTTCCGTTCCAGCCGCTGATCGACCGGATCAAGGCGCGGCGCGGGACGCCGACCGGGGCGGCGCGCACCCCGTCCGGGCAGGACGATGCTGGCACGGGAGGCGCTGCCGCGGCATGA
- a CDS encoding LysR family transcriptional regulator yields the protein MSDRIPLIDKKFASRVDWNLMRTFVDIVRAGGIGAAARTLNRQQPSISAALKRLEEHVGTTLLHRTATGVEMTTAGKAMLALCEDMLESARMMPHQIAQATKRVEGFVRIQIVSGLVSPEFDEAIASFHRRNPDIHIEIRVSPWRQVLDALEQGEVEIGVSYDSSVRGSLMYEPLLVERQQLYCSRSSPYFGHRVSRLSDLKDERFVLTGEDEIELITHLRRRNRLGTRASGLAEDINEAKRMITLGVGIGFLPILAAEGEVAKGRLWPLLHADVEPSYDIYLLARTDPARDTATQLFWDEVFRRVRALRRA from the coding sequence ATGAGCGACCGCATTCCGCTGATCGACAAGAAATTCGCCAGCCGGGTGGACTGGAACCTGATGCGCACCTTTGTCGACATCGTCCGCGCGGGCGGAATCGGTGCGGCAGCGCGCACGCTCAACCGCCAGCAGCCCAGCATCAGCGCGGCGCTCAAGCGGCTCGAGGAGCATGTCGGCACCACGCTGCTGCACCGCACCGCCACCGGGGTGGAGATGACCACCGCGGGCAAGGCGATGCTGGCTTTGTGCGAGGACATGCTCGAATCGGCGCGGATGATGCCGCACCAGATCGCGCAGGCGACCAAGCGGGTAGAAGGGTTCGTCCGCATCCAGATCGTCTCGGGGCTCGTCTCGCCCGAATTCGACGAGGCGATCGCCAGCTTCCACCGGCGCAACCCCGATATCCATATCGAGATCCGGGTGTCGCCCTGGCGGCAGGTGCTCGACGCGCTCGAACAGGGCGAGGTCGAGATCGGGGTGAGCTATGACAGCTCGGTGCGCGGCAGCCTGATGTACGAGCCCTTGCTGGTCGAGCGGCAGCAGCTCTATTGCTCGCGCAGCAGCCCCTATTTCGGGCATCGCGTCAGCCGACTGAGCGACCTGAAGGACGAGCGCTTCGTGCTCACCGGCGAGGACGAGATCGAGTTGATCACCCATCTGCGCCGCCGCAACCGGCTGGGCACGCGCGCAAGCGGACTGGCCGAGGATATCAACGAGGCCAAGCGCATGATCACTCTGGGCGTCGGCATCGGGTTCCTGCCGATCCTGGCGGCCGAGGGCGAGGTGGCCAAAGGCAGGCTGTGGCCGCTGCTGCATGCCGATGTCGAGCCCAGCTATGACATCTATCTGCTCGCCCGCACCGATCCTGCGCGCGACACCGCGACGCAACTGTTCTGGGACGAGGTCTTTCGCAGGGTAAGGGCGCTGCGCCGGGCATAG
- a CDS encoding Vgb family protein has translation MQKLRTTAAALAAGFSTLSPMAQAHPEQVIDVPGFADFLAVDGDSVWATNDGRVERWSRKGKIAGVAMSKPCGAMAILDGSLWVADCKEKALVRIDTQTAQKVATIPTGLASTGELNVVAGAGSIWVASDNVAGKVARVDPATNTVIASITVSPGTWYLTYGFGAVWAVSSESKTVQRIDPATNTVTKTTTLGNIPGFLAAGEGAVWVQEQGDGTVAKIDPETGAVLGRVKVGAVLKYGDIDTGAGMVWLRTTEDQTFVAIDPKTLEVVARLGKAEGSGALRYVSSGTSTGLWTSAHDVHTLTWWPEPILTPKP, from the coding sequence ATGCAGAAACTTCGCACAACGGCCGCAGCACTCGCAGCGGGGTTTTCAACCCTTTCACCGATGGCACAGGCGCACCCCGAGCAGGTGATCGACGTTCCGGGCTTTGCCGATTTCCTCGCGGTCGATGGCGACAGCGTCTGGGCGACCAACGATGGCCGGGTCGAACGCTGGTCGCGCAAGGGCAAGATCGCAGGCGTTGCCATGTCCAAGCCGTGCGGCGCGATGGCGATCCTGGACGGCTCGCTGTGGGTGGCCGACTGCAAGGAGAAGGCGCTTGTCCGGATCGACACGCAGACCGCACAGAAGGTCGCGACAATTCCGACCGGCCTTGCCAGCACGGGCGAATTGAATGTGGTCGCAGGCGCAGGATCGATCTGGGTGGCGAGCGACAATGTCGCGGGCAAGGTTGCGCGCGTCGACCCCGCGACCAACACTGTCATCGCCAGCATCACCGTCAGCCCCGGAACCTGGTATCTCACCTATGGCTTCGGCGCGGTGTGGGCGGTGAGCAGCGAGAGCAAGACAGTCCAGCGCATTGATCCTGCCACCAACACGGTCACCAAGACGACTACGCTGGGCAATATCCCCGGCTTTCTGGCGGCGGGTGAAGGCGCGGTGTGGGTGCAGGAGCAGGGCGATGGCACGGTCGCGAAGATCGACCCCGAGACCGGCGCGGTGCTGGGCCGGGTCAAGGTCGGCGCGGTGCTCAAATATGGCGATATCGATACCGGCGCCGGGATGGTGTGGCTGCGCACCACCGAGGACCAGACCTTCGTGGCGATCGACCCGAAAACACTCGAGGTCGTCGCCAGGCTGGGCAAGGCGGAGGGCAGCGGCGCGCTGCGCTATGTGTCGTCCGGGACCAGCACCGGCCTTTGGACATCGGCGCACGACGTGCACACGCTGACCTGGTGGCCCGAGCCGATCCTCACGCCAAAGCCCTGA
- the uca gene encoding urea carboxylase, with protein sequence MSFDTVLIANRGAIATRIIRTLRKMGLRSVAVYSEADEDSLHVAQADEAVCIGPARASESYLNVAAILEAARRTGAGAIHPGYGFLAENAEFAEACAQAGIVFIGPTPQNMRTFGLKHSARALAAAHGVPLAPGTDLLTDEDEAASAADSIGYPVMLKATAGGGGIGMRICEDEAAVREGFAAVQRQGLGNFGDAGVFLERYIRRARHIEVQIFGDGAGTVVALGERDCSLQRRNQKVVEEAPAPLLPASVRADLIASAIRLGQAANYRSAGTVEFLYDSERKEFFFLEMNTRLQVEHGVTEEVMGIDLVEWMVRGGAGDFAFLSDAPSQPKGHSVQVRLYAEDPAHDYRPTSGTLTAVAFPANIRAETWVMAGSTVSVWYDPMLAKLIVHAATREAAVTAMQAALDASRVDGIESNLRWLRDVVRSPAFVSGEVSTRALDTIEYHPRSIQVVSGGTATTVQDWPGRQRLWSVGVPPSGPMDDQSFRLGNRLLGNAEGTAGLEVTISGPTLTFNAPARICLIGADFGATLDGVAVPRGEALDIAAGQTLALGRATGGGLRGYILLAGGLDIAPYLGSRSTFELGQFGGHAARRLLAGDTLHLGDEPTGTPLPRAAMPALPGEWTLRVLYGPHGAPDFFTDDDIDTFVAAQWQVHYNSNRTGVRLIGPKPVWARKDGGEAGLHPSNIHDNPYAIGAVDFTGDMPIILGPDGPSLGGFVCPFVVIAADRWKIGQLAPGDTLRFVPVNAHDAFAADSLQRRLLATGDGCELGPARPIATLSPILGMIPQGPQRPRTVYRQQGDRNILVEYGPIVLDIELRIRVQALMTELERMALPGVIDIVPGIRSLQFHFDGATMTQGMALAALMGAEERLGDLEDFTIPSRIVHLPLSWRDPATIETIEKYMGAVRDDAPWCPDNIEFIRRINGLPDAAAVENLIFEANYLVLGLGDVYLGAPVATPVDPRHRLVTTKYNPARTWTPPNVVGIGGAYMCIYGMEGPGGYQLFGRTLQVWNTYRQTDAFTEGKPWLLRFFDQIRFYPVSADKLTEWRRDFPTGRRSIRIEPSEFRLADYRAFLADNADAISAFEQTRQAAFDEERADWQRRGEFDRADPAEAETVAAGAVEVPEGADVIEAPFGGSVWKMLVAVGDTVEAGDAIAIIEAMKMECRVDSPGAGTISALYAQERQSVQPGAPILALTRHA encoded by the coding sequence ATGAGCTTCGACACCGTCCTGATTGCCAACCGCGGTGCAATCGCCACGCGGATCATCCGCACATTGCGCAAAATGGGGCTGCGCTCGGTCGCGGTCTATTCGGAGGCCGACGAGGATTCGCTGCACGTCGCCCAGGCCGACGAGGCGGTGTGCATTGGTCCTGCGCGCGCGTCCGAGAGCTATCTCAACGTCGCCGCGATCCTCGAGGCTGCGCGCCGGACCGGCGCGGGCGCGATCCATCCGGGCTATGGCTTTCTCGCCGAGAACGCCGAGTTTGCCGAAGCCTGCGCGCAAGCGGGAATCGTGTTCATCGGCCCGACGCCTCAGAACATGCGCACCTTCGGGCTCAAGCACAGCGCGCGCGCACTCGCGGCTGCGCATGGCGTGCCTCTGGCGCCTGGCACCGATCTGCTCACCGACGAGGACGAGGCCGCGAGCGCCGCAGACTCAATCGGGTACCCGGTCATGCTCAAGGCGACCGCGGGCGGCGGCGGCATCGGCATGCGCATCTGCGAGGACGAAGCCGCCGTGCGCGAGGGCTTTGCCGCCGTCCAGCGCCAGGGGCTGGGCAATTTCGGCGACGCTGGCGTGTTTCTCGAACGCTATATCCGCCGCGCGCGGCATATCGAGGTGCAGATCTTCGGCGATGGCGCAGGCACTGTCGTGGCGTTGGGAGAGCGCGACTGCTCGCTGCAGCGGCGCAACCAGAAGGTGGTCGAGGAAGCGCCCGCGCCCTTGCTGCCCGCCAGTGTGCGCGCGGACCTGATCGCTTCGGCGATCCGGCTGGGCCAGGCCGCGAACTACCGCTCCGCCGGAACGGTCGAGTTCCTCTATGACTCCGAGCGCAAAGAGTTCTTCTTTCTCGAGATGAACACCCGGCTGCAGGTCGAGCATGGCGTCACCGAGGAGGTGATGGGGATCGATCTGGTCGAGTGGATGGTGCGCGGCGGCGCGGGCGATTTCGCGTTCCTGTCCGATGCGCCAAGCCAGCCCAAGGGCCATTCGGTGCAGGTGCGGCTCTATGCCGAGGACCCCGCGCACGATTACCGCCCGACATCGGGCACACTGACCGCGGTCGCGTTTCCCGCCAATATCCGCGCCGAAACCTGGGTCATGGCGGGCAGCACGGTCAGCGTCTGGTACGATCCGATGCTCGCCAAGCTGATCGTCCACGCTGCAACGCGCGAAGCGGCCGTCACCGCGATGCAGGCCGCGCTCGATGCGAGCCGCGTCGATGGCATCGAAAGCAACCTGCGCTGGCTGCGCGATGTCGTGCGATCGCCCGCCTTCGTCAGCGGCGAGGTTTCGACCCGCGCGCTCGATACAATCGAGTATCACCCGCGCAGCATCCAGGTGGTGAGCGGCGGCACCGCGACCACGGTGCAGGACTGGCCCGGACGCCAGCGTCTGTGGTCGGTCGGCGTCCCGCCCTCGGGCCCGATGGACGATCAGTCGTTCCGGCTGGGCAACCGCTTGCTCGGCAATGCGGAAGGCACCGCAGGGCTCGAGGTCACGATTTCGGGCCCGACTTTGACCTTCAACGCGCCCGCGCGCATCTGCCTGATCGGTGCAGATTTCGGCGCAACGCTCGATGGCGTGGCGGTTCCGCGCGGCGAGGCCCTGGACATTGCTGCCGGCCAGACCCTCGCGCTGGGGCGCGCCACGGGCGGCGGATTGCGCGGCTATATCCTGCTCGCCGGCGGGCTCGATATCGCGCCGTATCTTGGCAGCCGCAGCACCTTCGAGCTCGGCCAGTTCGGCGGCCACGCCGCGCGCCGCCTGCTCGCGGGCGATACGCTGCATCTGGGCGATGAGCCGACTGGCACGCCCCTGCCCCGCGCAGCCATGCCCGCGCTTCCCGGCGAATGGACGCTGCGCGTGCTCTATGGCCCGCACGGTGCACCCGATTTCTTCACCGATGACGACATCGACACCTTCGTCGCGGCGCAGTGGCAGGTGCACTACAACTCCAATCGCACCGGGGTGCGGCTGATCGGCCCCAAGCCGGTCTGGGCACGCAAGGATGGCGGCGAGGCGGGGCTTCATCCCTCCAACATCCACGACAACCCCTATGCCATCGGCGCGGTCGATTTCACCGGCGACATGCCGATCATCCTCGGCCCGGATGGCCCGTCATTGGGCGGTTTCGTCTGCCCGTTCGTGGTGATTGCAGCGGACCGCTGGAAGATCGGCCAGCTTGCGCCCGGCGACACCCTGCGCTTCGTTCCGGTCAACGCGCACGATGCGTTTGCAGCCGACAGCCTGCAGCGGCGTCTGCTCGCCACCGGCGACGGATGCGAGCTTGGCCCCGCACGGCCGATCGCGACGCTGTCGCCGATCCTGGGAATGATCCCGCAAGGCCCGCAGCGCCCGCGCACCGTCTATCGCCAGCAGGGCGACCGCAACATCCTGGTCGAATACGGCCCGATCGTGCTCGATATCGAGCTGCGTATCCGCGTACAGGCGCTGATGACCGAGCTCGAGCGGATGGCGCTGCCCGGTGTGATCGATATCGTGCCGGGCATCCGCTCGCTGCAGTTCCATTTCGATGGCGCGACGATGACCCAGGGCATGGCTCTTGCCGCCTTGATGGGCGCGGAGGAACGGCTGGGGGATCTTGAGGACTTCACCATCCCCTCGCGCATCGTCCACCTGCCGCTGAGCTGGCGCGACCCTGCGACCATCGAGACGATCGAGAAGTACATGGGCGCGGTGCGCGACGATGCGCCATGGTGCCCCGACAACATCGAGTTCATCCGCCGGATCAACGGCCTGCCCGATGCGGCGGCAGTCGAGAACCTGATCTTCGAGGCGAACTATCTCGTCCTGGGCCTGGGCGACGTCTATCTCGGTGCGCCGGTCGCAACGCCGGTCGATCCGCGTCACCGGCTGGTCACCACCAAGTACAACCCCGCGCGCACCTGGACCCCGCCCAATGTCGTGGGCATCGGCGGCGCGTATATGTGCATCTATGGCATGGAAGGCCCCGGCGGCTATCAGCTGTTCGGGCGGACGCTGCAGGTGTGGAACACCTATCGCCAGACCGACGCGTTCACCGAAGGCAAGCCCTGGCTGCTGCGCTTCTTCGACCAGATCCGCTTCTATCCGGTCAGCGCCGATAAGCTCACCGAATGGCGGCGCGACTTCCCGACCGGGCGGCGCTCGATCCGCATCGAGCCTTCCGAGTTCCGGCTGGCCGACTATCGCGCATTCCTCGCCGACAATGCCGATGCGATCTCGGCCTTCGAGCAAACCCGCCAGGCCGCGTTCGACGAGGAGCGCGCCGACTGGCAGCGCCGCGGCGAGTTCGACCGCGCCGATCCTGCCGAGGCCGAGACGGTCGCGGCGGGCGCGGTCGAGGTTCCCGAGGGCGCCGATGTCATCGAGGCCCCGTTCGGCGGCAGCGTGTGGAAGATGCTGGTCGCGGTGGGCGATACCGTCGAGGCGGGGGATGCGATCGCGATCATCGAGGCGATGAAGATGGAATGCCGCGTCGACAGCCCCGGCGCAGGCACGATCAGCGCGCTGTATGCGCAGGAACGCCAGTCGGTGCAGCCCGGCGCGCCGATCCTCGCGCTGACGAGGCACGCATGA